From Triticum aestivum cultivar Chinese Spring chromosome 7B, IWGSC CS RefSeq v2.1, whole genome shotgun sequence:
TGCTGATGTGATTTATATTTAAATACCTTTTATTTTGAATGTGGCTGCATGTGCACAGGCTTATGAATTTTTCCTATTCAATTTGTTGATCTTAACAACACTGTATCAGGAGGGGCCGAAGGCTAACGTTGTTAAGGTTTCTGAAACATTTGATGAAATAATGAAGGAGGTTTCTAAAACATTTGATAAAATAATGAAGGACTATTGGAATATAACTCTTATGTCTTTGGCATATGCTGGGACAGGGAATGTGCTTAAGGTAACTTACCTTCAAAAGATACATGAATTGCAGAGAGATTGTATGATACCCAAAAGTTCAATGCATAGCTGTTCTTAATGAACTATGCCATTTGATTTTTCAGGTTCAGGAGCTCCTTAGTATCTGCTCAAAAAAGGAAGGTGGAAGTCACCAAGGGCCAGCAGTACTGGGAATTGCTCTTATTGCCATGGCTGAAGAATTAGGAATTGAAATGGCTGTACGGTCCCTTGAGCAACTTTTTAAGTATGGTGATTATAATATTAGAAGAGCGGTTCCTCTTGCTCTTGGCATGCTCTACATATCCAATCCAAAGGTACTCCTATATTTTATATAAGTTTCGCTTGTTTTCTGTAACATTAAATGGGAACAAATCAAACTTTTGCCATATTAATAGCCCTTCCAAATGCACCATGAAATTAAATGGAAACATTTCTTGGGTTGGCGGATGGATCAGTCCCACAAGATGGAGCATTTGCATCTCTGTACTGTTGCACACATATTTGTAATATATTAATAGCAGTGGAAGCACAATAGGCTAAGAACATGCATGACTGTTAGTTTTTCATCTGTTGCAAAACCATCCGTTTCAGTCTGAATGTGCTTGAAGAACATGCTTTGTTAGACACTTATTTGGTCTTACTTGGCTTATTGGCAACAACATGCTTTGCTGCTTCTTATTTGATTCTAGCTCACTGCGTGCCCGCAGTTATATGGTAATAATGTACATAGGTTGCATCTTCCAGATCTCTAGTTTCATACTGTCTGCCTATCATAATTAATGTAAATAGATTGTATCTTCCAGATGTCTAGTTTCATACTGTCTGCATATCATGTAGGTAGACGTTGTGGACACACTGAGTAGACTGAGCAATGATCCGGACGGTCAAGTAATGATGGTTAGTAACTTCGTCACAATATAACATATTGATTCTTCTTATTGCTCAGACTACATATTTGATCAAATCACTACATGCAGGCTGCAACCATCTCACTTGGTTTGATAGGTGCTGGTACAAACAATGCACGCATAGCCGCGTTGCTTCGTAACCTCTCAAGTCAGGAACATGGCGTTTACCTGTTTTGTGTAAGTACAAACCTACAGCAAAAAACACTATCCTTGTTTTAAACGTTAGGACGATTTCCTTTGGTTATTTAGGTTTCAGATTTGTTGATTTCATTTGATTTCAGGTGAGGATTGCCCAGGGTCTTGTTCACCTTGGGAAGGGCTTGCTGACACTTGCCCCATACCACTCTGACCGGCTACTTCTATCCCCGTGAGTAATATGTCCCGTAGGATTTCCCTTTGgttttactacaatttaaaaagaTTTTGTGTTGTCACTTTTCAGCGTAGCACTAGCTGGGCTAGTAACCGTTATGCACGCATGCCTTAACATGCAATCCACCATCCTCGGAGAGTATCCCTACATGCTGTACATCCTTTCCCTTGCTATGCAGGTATGTATCTCCAACTAAGGACTCAGTGGTAGGGTTAAAGAAGAATCACACATGATTTGAAATCTGTGTTTCTCTGCTGGGAACAGCCTAGGATGTTACTGACCGtggatgaggatctcaagcccctCCATGTGCCTGTTTGTGTCGGCCAAGCAGTTGACGTGGTCGGTCAGGCAGGAAGTCCCAGGACCATCACTGGCTTCCACACGCACAACACGCCTGTACTGCTCGCTGCAGGGGAACGAGCTGAGCTAGCAACTGAAGAGTAATTACAGAACATTTTGGACATGAATTTTATGTTCAGTAACTTGATTCTTCCTCGAGCTCACTGCTGTTCCTGTGTGTAGATATATTCCGCTGACACCAATTCTTGAGGGCTTTGTGATCCTGAGGAAGAACCCAGAGCATCATGAAGATTGAGAGATCGGTGCGATGCAAGTGTAAGCGGATGGAGCATGAACAGGCTTGGTCAACATCTAACTGTCACACAAAAAGGGACAATGACTACTGTGAAAGAGGCTGCAAATATTCCTTGTAACAGATTACAGGTCTTACAGGGTCAATACAAAGAGTAGAATAGCGTTAGGTGACAGTGTATGTACAGAGAGAGAATTGGGTCAGTGTTTCATCAGAAAGAGGAGAAGCAACTTTGTCGGGAGCGGGAACAGGAATAGTGGGTGTGACTGAAAGCTGCAAACAAGTCACTCATAATGTATGTACAATGCTAAGACATCCGCAAATGATCAACTTTTCGCACCCATTTGTTGCAAAAGCAATTAAGCAAACCTAATCTATAGATGGATAAACTTGCATTCTGTAAGAAAAGCTAGTAGTGCACCGCCGAGACGTGACTATCTGTCATTCACTGTAGATTGATTCATATGACTTCACCGGCGATATCATCATACCCAGAAATAATCTATCAACGGAGGCTCTGGAACCTTGACAGGTGGTGTTTCTGGCCAAGTATTGAAATGTCAGTAAAGCTATGTAAGGAGCAACTCTGAGGGTGAAAAAAAACTGAAGATAAATGTTAGTTACCTGGCTCAACTGGAATGTATCTAAGCACATCATTCAGAACAAAATAGCCTCCTTTTTGTGGAGCAAGGAAGAACGACTGAGTAAATCTACGATTCATGGCATCAGGGACAGTAAAAGACCCACTAACTAAAACGAGCACACCGCCCTCGTGGGATGGCTGAGAATCTACATTGTCTATCTGCATCGAACATCCCTTGAGGTATGTAGATACAAAGTGTTTTTTGATATCCTGGTTAAGCACACAAAAAACAAATCGATTAGAACCAATCAAGTGACTATAGCCCTTAACTGAGCAAGCACGTATTAGACAAATAAGAGAGATGAGTGTTGGGAAGAATTCTACTGCGTTCAACATGGCACATAATCTCTTGCTACAAATGATGTTATATCACAAGGTTGTGCTTGCATGGATGCTGCATCATAAGATCACATAGAAACCATATTGGCATGGACATCCTTTAGCTAACGATGTCCAATTGTCCATGGATCACATTTCAACACGTATGGTCTATACATTGGATTCTTAGCATAATCCCACTACTACTAAATGCTCAATTTACAACCGAAATGGAAAGATCATACAATACCGCTGCTGCGCTGCAGAGAACTTACACGCATTGTGGTTATAGATGTCAATTTACCATCAGAATTTGGCTTCCGACCAAGAATACTGTCATCATGATAGAACTTATGGACATCCTCTGGTGACTCATTCAGAATTTTGTAGTAGTGTTGGGCAAATGCATTTCCAATCTGTAAGCAAAGCCAAAATCCTGATCAACAGTACTCTTTTATTTGCAGAGTAATAATAACTAATATGGAGAAAATCACTACCACATGGGGATGGGGAAGAACACCACCCACAGAATTCCCAGCTTGCTTAGCCATTGCTGCATAAGGAATATCTCTGATTAGTATCTTTTGAGGTGAATGAATATTGTGAGAATGTAGAATGAAAAATTGTTGCCAGAAAGAAAAATGTTTGAAATTCAGAACCAAAACATTAATACTTGTGTCCCACAGGGccaaagcaagaaaaagaaaagaaggtcTGCAGCTCAGTGCCGGGTGCCGACTGAAACACTCCCACCAAAATTCACAAACTACACGAGGGTACGGGCAGCGGGCTAAATCGTGCAAGATTTGCAGCACATGACTGTCCTGATACTCCAAAGTACCAGCCCAACGACCAACATCAGCTCAGCAGCAACTGACGAGAATCCATCCATCCAGATAATGATCAGAGCTCGCACTGTACTACACTAGTACTACGTGATAACCACTCTGTTCAACAAACTGCCACCCAGAGTAATGCAGCACGAATTTACAGACGGCACAAACTTCAGTCAGAGTGTGCCCAATGTTACAGCGTTACCCCGCGCACCAAACGCCCACATGGACCCACGAAGCCTACAAAGTTCGCGAGCCGCGACGGCACGACGAAGGAAGGACGAAAGCGCGTCGAGCAAATAACGACGCT
This genomic window contains:
- the LOC123156187 gene encoding nuclear transport factor 2 yields the protein MAKQAGNSVGGVLPHPHVIGNAFAQHYYKILNESPEDVHKFYHDDSILGRKPNSDGKLTSITTMRDIKKHFVSTYLKGCSMQIDNVDSQPSHEGGVLVLVSGSFTVPDAMNRRFTQSFFLAPQKGGYFVLNDVLRYIPVEPETPPVKVPEPPLIDYFWV